ACTAACGGAGGTAGCCGAGGACCAAATTGAGTCCTGGAGAAAGCGAAGGCTTTCGGAGGAATACTTTGCCCTTTATCTGGATGCTACTTTTCTGCCGGTGAGGAGAGGAACTGTGGCCAGGGAGCCGGTGTATCTGGCTTTGGGGATAAGGCGAGATGGGACCAGAGAGATTGTGGGCTTTTGGACCAGTGGAGGGGAAGGTGAGAGCGCTCTGGTTTATCAGGAAATTTTCAACGAACTGCGCGAAAGAGGTCTCAAGAGGATTGAGGTGGTCATAGGGGACGGGCTATCAGGCTTGAAGGAGGCGGTTCTCAGGGTTTATCCTGGGGCCAGGTTTCAGAGATGCGTTCTTCACAGTCTCAAGTATAGCCTGAGGAAGGTTCGGAGGTCTCACCGAGAGGCGCTGGCTCAGGATTTGAGGAAAATTTATCGGGCTGGGAGGAGGTCCGAGGCCCTGGAGGCCTTCAGGGCTTTCAAGGCCCGGTGGCAAGGGAAGTATCCGGAAGTAGTGAAGCACTGGGAGGAGAACCTCGAGGATCTCTTGGTTTTTCTGGAATATCCGGAGCCTATTCGGAATTATATTTACACCACGAATCAGCTTGAAAGGCTGATTAAAGAGGTCAAGCGCAGGACCAAGGTGATAGAGGTTTTCTGTGAGCCTGGGGCACTTTACAAGGTAGTCTATCTGGTGCTTAGGGGTCTAGAGGAGAAATACCGTTCGCGAAAACTGAGAGGTTTTGAGGATCTTATGGAGGAAGGCCTCTTATCCTGCGGACACAGTTGACGAAACACTATGATATTTTTCGGGAAGGCGCCCTATATAAGAGGCTACCTCTGGGGCTGTCCACGGAAGAATGAGATTTGCTCGATAGACCGCAGCAAAGTTTCGTGCCTTGCGCAAAACGAGATCAAATTCGAAATTGGGCCCCCACAGATCGGCCTTAAGGTCAAAATAATCCCAGTCTTTATGTCTTTGGTCTTGGGCCTTCCAGTAATCTAATAGGTTTTCAGTCTCGGGATAAATGAGTCGGGCATCCCGGAGGGTAAGCCCCCAGGCTCCCACCATTTCGCTTCGTGTTCGAGCTATTTTTTTGTAAGGGATTGCCCGTGGGAAGCCTTTCAGCCAAAGGCCGCAGAAAAAGGAAGGAGGGATAAATTTTTTGTCGGTAATATTCGACAGGACGGGGCACATGGCCGAAATAGATGTCATTTCCACTTCCATCAATAACGTTGGTTCCGGAAAAATCTACCTCGAGGGCATAGAGGGGATAGGCTAGAGAGGCTCCATCCACACAGGGTAGGGGAATTTCTCGAAAGAATCTTCCGATTTCTCTAAGAATGGAAGGGGAGATCTTCTGGGGGACTGGTAATCGGCGGTGACGAAAGCCCAACCGCTTAGCAATTTTTTCCGCCACCGGACTTTCATCTTTGTAATCTCCAGTAGAGAGAGTAAGACAGGTAAGATCCCGGAACCCTGCTTCATGGAGGGCCAAAGCGATGGTATTGCTATCTTTTCCCAAACTCTGGAAAAGATAAACCGGGGCCTGGGGGCGCCACCCCCGAAAGACTGCTTCGGCCAGGAGAGAAAGTAGTCGATTCTCGTCCGGCAAAAGAGATTGATCTCTTTCGGAAAGAGAAAAAGGAAAATAATGTCCAAAATGCAATATTAATTGGCCTTTTTCGGCATTAATTTCCACATAGTCCCCAATATTGAGAACAAATAGATTTTCGAAAATGGTCCAGGGGGTGGGGATAACTCCACTGAGCAGAAGAAAGGAAATCCCTCGGGGCGAAGGCCGGAGGGAGGGCCTTATTTGGGGGTGATGGTAAAGTTCCAAAAGGTCTTCGCTTACCCATACCCTTTGGCGATCGGGACTCCAGAAAAGGTAAAGGGGTCTTTCCCCTGCAAGAGGACCTTCTAGCTTCAAGGGGGTGTCTTTCAAAGTAATTTCTCGAACCATACCTTGAGCCATTCCTCTGGAATACCCTGTCGTCGTAAAGTGCGTCTTAAAACTTGGTAGTTTTTGAGGCGTAATTTTTGGGGAAGAGGTCTTCGGAAGAATTTTACTTGATCCAGATCGAAAAGGAGAGGTTCTTCTCCAGGACGGACTAAAAAGTTATTAACCTTTGTATCGCGAATATAGAGACCCGCTTCGTGAAGCTTCTGCAGTAGTTTCAGAATGTCTTGCATAAGGGACTCGAACAAATTTCTTTCTTGGCGGGCTTTGTCCCATAGAGCAGGCAAGGTTTCAAATTCTAAATAATAAGGAGATAGAAGCCCTCCCCAGGCTTTTTGGCGGTAAGGATTTTTGAAGATAAAAAAACCCAGGGGAAGAATTACAGGAAACCCCCGTTCCGAGACCAGGAGGGCATTGAAGACGGCCTTAAAGGGGGGCCTATATTTCAATGGATATTTAAAGAGAAGTTTTGCTAGATTTTTTACATAAAAGATCTTCAAAAAGTAAAGTTTGTCCTCCAAGAGAATTTTTTCGGCTCGATGGATCCGGCCCGCCTTGAGGCAGACTCTTTGTCCCGCTCCGTATAGTATATTTTCTAAGTGGGTCAAGACTCCCGGGCTCCGAGCCCAAAGATGGGCTTCAGCAGTAGCTTTTTGATGAATATAGAGATTTTTTAGGTTTTTTTCCATAAAGTCAAAGGTCTGCGGCGGGCTTTAAAGTTTAAAAGGGGCTTAAATCCCTGAAGAGTTATTCCTTGAGGAGTTATTACCATTTTACATTTGTTAAGTTCGTTCGGGGATACCATCCTTATCCGGATTGGGGGAGAAGAAGTATAGCCCAAATAGTAGGTCAAATGAGGAGTATTTACTCCGTAGTCACAGAGAAGAGAGCCCCTGGAGAGGTATTTTTGGAGTAGGCGAGCGGCTCTGCGATAGTGGTCTCGAAAGCGATCCTGATAGGGAAAATAAACAGCGGAAAAGGCCAGTTTAGCCAGAAAAACAAAGACAAAAAGCCCCCATATTTTTTGCCGAGGGTCTCTGAGAAGGGACCATCCTATTCCTCCCAGAGAAAGAAGGCCCAGAAAAAATAATCCTCCTTCGTTTTCGTAAAGACGAAGTTTGTTCCAGGCACTTACAGCGAAAACAGGCCCTAAGAGGACCAAAACAATAACCAAGATTTTTAACGGCCATAGGATAACTTGAGGAATTTTGGATGTTTTTGCGGAATATTCCAAAACGGCAGAAATCAGGAAGGTTAAGGCCCCTACCGTGGGTAAAAGATAACGCAGGCGGGCTCCAGGGGAAAGCCAGTAAAGGGGAAAGGATAGACCGACAAACAGCACAGAAAACAGGGCCAGGTTACGAAGAGGAACGGAAAGACTTTTTCTGAATTCTCGCGAAAAATATCCCAAGACAAAAAGGATCCAGGGAAGGTGGCCCTGAAGGTAGGCTAAGGGAAAGGAGAGCGCATGCCCCCAGAAACCCGAGGGTTCTAAAGGATTTTTTTTCGAAAGATACTCTCCTAGCCAGGCCCTGAGGATGGTGCGAGAGCCTACTTCGCGGGAGGCCGGAAGAAACCAGGCCAAGAAGATTAGGGCATAGATCCCCAACCCCGCAAGATGGGGAAGAGAGAAGAATTCCCGGAGGCGTTTTTTCCAAAGGAGATAAGGGAAGATAGGAGTATAGAAAAAGATCACCGCTTGAAAGGTCTTAGTGAGAGTGGCCAGAGCTGCTACCCCGAGTCCCACGCTCCAGGCCCAGAAAGGTCTTCTACGGATTTCGTGAAAATAAAACCAGGAAAAGACGGAGACCGTTACCAGTAGGGTGTAAGTCATGTCGATTTCGGCCCGGCAGGCCTTGTCCAAGACCTCCGGGGTGGAAAGAAAGACCAGTCCGGGAAGGATCCAGAGAAGGCCGGGAGGACGGGCTACGGCCCGAAAAAGGAGGGCCAGGAAAAGGGCGGCCAGGGTGGCTGCGGTTACCGAAGAAAGCCGGGCTACAAATTCCGTGTGACTCCCAAAGAGCTTAAAAAAAACAATGAGCACCCAGTTATAGCCCGGAGGTTTCAGGAGGTAGGGACGGCCTTCGATATAGGGGATCAGGTAGTCCCCCCGTTCCATCATTTCCAGGGCCGCCACCACTCTGCGGGCGGCCTCTCCCTGAAACTCCCTTTCCCAAAGGAAAGGCAGATTTAAGGCCAGGGAATAGAGGATGATAGTGAAGATGCCGACAAGAAGGGTACGCCTATCCATAGCCGTATCCTTTTAGAATTTTCAGCATCCTTCGGGTGCGAGCCGGCCAGTCAAAATATTGCGCACGTTTGAGGGCTTTGTGGGCCAGTTTTTGGGCTAGATCCTCGTTCCCCAGCACTATTTGGGCTTTTTGGGCTAGATCCTCGGGGTTCCCGGGTTCAAAAAGTAAGGCCTCGCCCTCTTCTATCTCTTCTCGCACGGAGGGGAGGTTGCTGGCCAAGACGGGACGGCCGGCCCCGAGATATTCATACAGTTTCTGGTGGGCTACATAGGGCTGCTTGCCTTCTGGAAGGGCCGGAAGTACTAAAAGGTCCGCCTTGAGTAACCAGGACCGGACCTGGGCCGGAGGGAGGTAGCCGGTAAATTTTACCCGTGAGGAAAGGTTCAGGGCCCGAGAAAGCCTTTGGAGTCGGTCAAGGTCTTTTTTCCTTCCTCCAATCACTACCAACCTTGCCGCAGGTAGGTACTTTAAGGCTTCGAGCACTACCTCCACTCCTTGGCCGGGATAAAGTTGGCCCGCATAGACCATAAGCGGGGGATGATTTTTATCCCGGGAGATTGTATCCGTAAGGGGTTCGGAGGCCAAAGGTAGGTGCTCCAGGGGGACAGAGGGGGCGTAGATCTCCTGAATAAGCTCTTTAAGGGCTCTGGTGGTAATCAGCCCCAGGGAGAGGGCCTCAAAGACCTTTTTTTCCTCCGGACAGGGGCCCCCTTTTTTAAAGTAGCGTAGTCCATGAATTTCCAAAATACGCGGTACTTCCGGGGCCAGGCGCAGAGCGAGGCGGACTAGTCTGGCTTCCGAAAAGAGAAAAAGACTCCCCTCGGAAGGAGGATGCCGGCGGAGATAAAGCCGCAAGAAGAGATCATAAATCGAATTAACCGCGAGTTTAAAAGGCCTTCTGATCCGCAGTACGGGGATAGGAACTATCTTTAGTTTTTCTGGAGGGGGGCCCAGACCGTAATATTTTAAGAGGGCCTCTGGCCGGCGGAAGGCCTTTTTTAAAGGAGCCAGAAGGAGAGTAGGGAGGCCTTCTCGGGCCAAATAATAGACCGTTTTGATGACATGCACATCATGGGCCCGCCCCCAGGGAAAGGGGAGATGGTGAAGATAAATGACCTTCACCCGAGAAGTCTCCGGAGGTGGTTTTCCCAACTCCAGGAGGCCCAATCCTGGGAAGAAATCGTCCCTCCTTTTTCCTCAAGAACCCTTTCAAGTTCGGTTTTCCACTTACCGGCTTCCCTGGGAAGTACACGTCCCCAACCTTCCGGGATCACTTCTGCGGCGCCGTTTTCCGGGGTGGTTATTACCGGAAGGCCGCAGGCCAAGGCCTCAAGCACCACGTTGGCGAAGGGATCGTACCGCGTGGGAAGGGTAAGGAGATCCGCCGCCCCGTAAAGTCTTTCCATCTCGCGCACCGGCCCTAGATAATAGACCCGGCCCTTCTGTCCCAAAGGTTTCCCGCCGGCCACCAAAAGTTTAAACTCCGGGGGCAATTCCTCAAGCACCTCTAGGAGGAAAGGCAGTCCTTTCCTCCTCCAGTCCGAGCCCACAAAAAGGAGGGCCCGGTCTTTTTCGGAGAGAGAGAGTTCCCCTCTTACCTCGGCCCGGAAGCGCTGCACCGAAGGATTAAACCGCGCAAGATCCACCCCGTTATAAATAACTTCCGTCTTGGGGGAGGCGAAGGGGTAGAATTCCGCGATCTCCCGGGCCACCAGGCGGGAATTTACGATCACCCGGCGGGCTGCACGAAGACTCTGGACCTCGAGCCAGAGGAGGAGGCGATGTCGGGGACGAAGGGGCCAGAGAAAGGGCGGCCTTGCGTATCCCCGCCTAAGCCAGACGAGGTGGAGGGGGTCGGAGATCCTCAGCCAGTCCGCGGGGAAAAAACGCCCGGTGGCATAAACCAGGTCGAAAGATTCCTGCCGGAGCACACGCCGGGCGTTAAAAAAGAAAGAAAGGGTCTTGGCCAGGGACCCGCGGCCCACCACCGGGGCCCTTAGGAGGCGCACCCCGGGGACCTCGCAACGGTCGGCCACCACCGTGACCTCATGTCCCAGGCGGCTCAGTTCTCGGGCCACATAGGCCGTATAATTTTCGGCCCCCCCTAACCCGAAACCTACCCGGGGACGTACCAGGGCGATCTTCATCGTCAAGACTTTACCGGGGCCGGGAAGAGGACACAACTTACCCTTTTCCCGCGGCAAAAAGGGGAAGTTCTTCTTCCGGGAGTTCCCAGGGGAGGCAATCCTCGAAGGGGAGATCCGGATTCTTGCACCCGCAGATCTTTACTCTTATTCCGTAAAGGCGGCCTATCTCCCGGAAGATACGATAGCCCTTTTCCCGAATTTCCTTCCGGGCCAATTTGGTGGTGGCGGAGGTGATGACCTTCTGCCAGGGTTCACCCCGATAAAATTTCAGGATCTCTCGCAGGAGGCCGGCCGGAAGCTCCCGGGCCATTTGCCGGAGAACCCCCGGACGGAGTACCAGGTAACTTACCGAGACCTCGCGCACCCCCACGGCGGAAAGTCTCCGGAAAAGGGCCTCCACCACCTCCTGCCGGTCGGTGAGACCGGGGATGACCGGGTCCACCCGCACCGCCGGCGAAAGTCCCAAGGCGGAAAGGCGCTCCAGTTGTCTGAGGCGCAGGGCCGGCGGGGCGGTTCGAGGTTCAAAAAGCCGATGGTATTCCGGGACCGAGGCCACCAGCCCTACCCGGGGGCGGACCCGCTGGCGCCAGTTGGCAAGAAGGGAAAAGACTTCCTCTGGAAGACGCCCTTTGGTGAGAAAGGAGACTGCAAGCCCGGCCTCAAGCACCAAACGCAGGACCTCCAAGGCCTTTTTCTGGATTTCCGGATGAGGCTGAAAGAGATCGGAGGCCGTGGAAAAGGTCACCGCCGGGGGAACTTTTCCTCGGGCTTTACGCCGTCGGAGTTCTTCCCGCAATTTTTCGGGGAGATTGGCGTAAAGCCAGACCTCCCTTTCCGGAGTTTCGGGAAAGGCCCGGGCATAACAGTAAACACAGGCGTGGAGACAACCCCGGGTGAGGTTGATCGAAGGGACCCCCCGGAGGCAACCAAAGGCCGGGGGCTTAAGGATCGGACTTTTGCGGAGAACCTTCCGGAGGAACACCGGGAAAATCGAGGTGCCGGGGCCCGGAATCGAACCAGGGACACGCGGATTTTCAGTCCGCTGCTCTACCGACTGAGCTACCCCGGCACTTTCATCCTTTTATTACCATGATTTGGGTCCCCTGCAAGCCCCGCCCTAGAAGGGTTTGATCTTCTTCTCCCGGGGCACTTCCCGGCGCCGTTTGACCAGGTCCTCCCCGAAAAGGACGGTCTTAAGCCAACGAAAGCCGAACTGAAGGAGGGCCAGATCGTCCTCCCGGATGCGGGAGAGGGTTTCCTCATCCACCTCAAAGATCTCCAAAAATTTGCTCTCAAAGACAAAGCGCCGAAACCTTTCCGGGTTGGTGCTCACCAGGAAAAAGAGCTCCAGGCTCTTTTGGGGCACTTCGATAGGGCCGAGGGACTCCTTTTTCATGACGATTTCGGCCCACTCCTTGATAGGCTCTTCGGTCTCCGGAATACCCTGGCTCTGGCGGTATTCCTCCACGGTAATCTCCGGCCCGGAATCGAGCCCCTGACAGAAGCCCTCTTTCACCAGGTAATAGAAGTCCTCGTTGCGTCCCTCGTCCCGATTGCGGAAGATACCCAGCCCCAGGGGATAGTAACGACAGGCCAGGGGCCTTACCGGATAGACGGTGCAGCCCTCCTCTCCTAGGAAGGGGCAGGTCTTCTCAGCGTCGTCTCGCATTTTGAGCCGGGCCACCGGAAGCCCCGAACGGGGGAGGATAAAGGGCTCCGTGTAGAGGATCAGAAATTCGTCCGTGGTAAGCCCGAAGTGATCCCTCAGACGCAGGATGTCGTAAGGGGTAAGGGGAAGATAGAGGGCCGAACAGCAGAGTTTAAAACAAGGGACCCCGGGACCACACTGAAAGACGAACTTGGTCCCGGGCTCCAGCTTAATGGGCACGATAATGCGGTCCAGACCGCGCAATTCGGTAATAGCCATGGGGCACTCCTTAGGATCGTTTGCGTAATCTTACCCCGAAAAATCCGTCCAGGCCATGGCGATGGGGATAGGTATGGAGAAAACCCTGCTCGTCCACCAGTTCGGCCGCGGCCTCCGGGAGGACCTTTCGGGGGTCTTCTATTTCAAAGCCGCGGTGTCTTTCCCGGAAGCGGGCCACCACCTCTTCATTTTCTTCCGGTTCGAGGCTGCAGGTGGCGTAGACCAGGACCCCTCCGGGCTTGAGGACCCCGGCCAGTCCCTCAAGGAGGGCCAGCTGTTTCTGGGGTACGGTCACCAGATCCTCCGGCTTCCGGGCCCATTTGATGTCCGGATGCCGGCGGATGACCCCGGTGCCGGTGCAAGGGGCGTCCACCAGGACGCGGTCGAAGAAATTTCCTCCCAGGGCCTTTACGGACTCCAGTACGTCCCCGGAGATGACCTCCACGTTGGTTATTCCTAGGCGGCGGGCGTTTTCTTGGAGGCGTTCAAGCCGCCAGGGGTAAAGATCGCAGGCATAGATGCGGCCGGTATTGCGCATAAGCTGTGCGAGATGGGTGGTCTTGCCCCCTACCCCGGCACAGGCGTCCAGCACCCGCTCTCCGGGCCGGGGAGAGACCAGGTAAGAAACCAACTGGCTGGCCTCGTCCTGTACTTGGAGCCAGCCGGCCCGAAAGGCCCGCAGGGCGGTAATGGGGCCTCGGAAGCCGTGGAGGATAATCCCCTCCGGGCTATAACGACAGGGTTCGGCCTCCGGGATCTCGGATCGGAGATAAGCCAGGAGCTGTTGCCGGGTGACCCGCAGGGTGTTGGTCCGCACCACCAGAGGGGGTTTCTCGTTCCCGGCGGCCAAAAGTCTTTCGGTCTCTTCCTCTCCGAAGCGGGAGAGCCATCTCTCTACCAACCATTCGGGATAGGAGTAGCGTATCGAAAGATAGGTTACCGGGTTCATCTCCCGGGGAGGTTCCGGAGGGTTGTCCCGCACTTCGGCGATGCGCCGGAGTACGGCATTCACAAAGGAAACTACCCACGGACCTCGGCCGCGTTTGAGGAGTTTTACCGCCTCGGCCACCGCGGCTCGGGCCGGCACCCGGGTAAAAAGGAGCTGATAGGCCGAAAGACGCAGGAGATTGCGCACCTGAGGGTCCATGCGCTCCAGGGGCTCTTCGGAAAATCGAGAAAGCACATAGTCTAAATAATAGAGGTGGCGGACGACGCCGTTTACCAGTTCCCCACAGAAGGCTCGATCTCGAGGATCGGGAAGGACACTTTTTACCAAGACCTCGGAAAGGATCTCGTCCAAGAGGGGCTTTCCCTTCTCCCAGCGGATGAGGGTCTTTAAGGCCATAGCGCGGGGATTGCGGCGGGGAAGCTTGGGCATAACTTAATTCCCCCGGCGCAGGGCCTCTTCGGTGCGCTGCCGCAGTTCCGCGAGTTTTTTGGAGATGCGGGGGTTGGGAGTGCGCCGCCCTTCCCGGATGTCTGCCGGGAGGTAGCGCAACTGCTCGGCGGCATACTGCCGGATCTCGGAAAGTGCAGGCGGCCGGGAAAGAAGGCGCCCCTCTTTCATGAAACACCGCAAAAGAGGCTCTCCGGGTAGATCTTCTTCCCGCAGCCCCAGTTCGTCCTCGTAAAAGACCCCGGCCACATCCCGGCGTCGGAAGACCTGTTTGCGTCCGGGATAGGTGAGCTTGCCCTCCGAGAGTTTCATCCTGGGGCGGCCGTCATATTCCACGAGCTTGTAGGCCAGGTCCAAGTAAGGGGCATCGGCCGAGACCCCCATTTTGGTCCCCACTCCAAAGGCCTCCACCGGGGCCCCGGATTCTACAATTTCGGCGATCTTTTCCTCGTCCAGCCCCCCGGAGACGAAGATCTTTATCTCTGGAAGCCCGGCTTCGTCGAGAAGACGTCGGACCTCCCGGGACAGTTCGATCACGTTTCCGGAGTCCAGCCTCACTCCCCGCACATAGATACCCCGAGCGGCCAGTTCCCGGGCCACCTGGGCCGCCACCTCCGCTCCCCGCAGGGTATCGTAGGTATCGATGAGAAAGACCGTCCTTTCCGGAAAGTTTTCGGCAAAGGCCCGGAAGGCTTCGGCCTCGGTGGGGAAGCTTTCCACAAAGGAGTGGGCCATAGTCCCGGTGACCGGAATACCGAAGAGTTTTCCCGCCAGCACATTGCTGGTGGCGGTAAAGCCTGCAACATAGGAGGCTCGGGCCGCATGCAGGCTGGCTTCCAGGCCGTGAGTGCGCCGGGCCCCAAAATCCACACAGGCCCTTCCCCGGGCCGCAAGCACGCACCGGGCCGCCTTGGTGGCCACCGCCGTCTCCACATTGATGAGATTGATGGCCAGGGTCTCGATCAGCTGGGCCTCAGGCAGCGGGGCAGTGACCTCCAGCACGGGTTCGTTTTCAAAAAAGACCGTCCCCTCCGGCAGGGCCCAGATCTCCCCGGTAAAACGGAATTGGCGCAGATAGTCCAAAAAGGTAGGTTTGAAGAGCTTTAGGGATTCGAGATAGGCCAGATCCTCTTCGGAAAAACGGAGTTTTTCCAGGGCTTCAAGGAGGGGCCCAAGGCCTGCGGCCAAAAGAAAAGAACGTCGCCGAGGGAGCTTGCGGACAAAGAGGGAAAAGGTGGCCGGGGCCAGCA
This portion of the Thermosulfurimonas marina genome encodes:
- a CDS encoding IS256 family transposase, which produces MQDREIIEKLEDLIKEAIKSVIERLAIEERSLYLEEHPETKGNGFYSRSLLTKYGPIEGLMVPRTRDGNFRAQILPPPRRRAGLDLGEAVLALYASGASTRAVSRFIETIYGAYYSPASISRLTEVAEDQIESWRKRRLSEEYFALYLDATFLPVRRGTVAREPVYLALGIRRDGTREIVGFWTSGGEGESALVYQEIFNELRERGLKRIEVVIGDGLSGLKEAVLRVYPGARFQRCVLHSLKYSLRKVRRSHREALAQDLRKIYRAGRRSEALEAFRAFKARWQGKYPEVVKHWEENLEDLLVFLEYPEPIRNYIYTTNQLERLIKEVKRRTKVIEVFCEPGALYKVVYLVLRGLEEKYRSRKLRGFEDLMEEGLLSCGHS
- a CDS encoding lipopolysaccharide kinase InaA family protein, translating into MEKNLKNLYIHQKATAEAHLWARSPGVLTHLENILYGAGQRVCLKAGRIHRAEKILLEDKLYFLKIFYVKNLAKLLFKYPLKYRPPFKAVFNALLVSERGFPVILPLGFFIFKNPYRQKAWGGLLSPYYLEFETLPALWDKARQERNLFESLMQDILKLLQKLHEAGLYIRDTKVNNFLVRPGEEPLLFDLDQVKFFRRPLPQKLRLKNYQVLRRTLRRQGIPEEWLKVWFEKLL
- a CDS encoding ArnT family glycosyltransferase, with translation MDRRTLLVGIFTIILYSLALNLPFLWEREFQGEAARRVVAALEMMERGDYLIPYIEGRPYLLKPPGYNWVLIVFFKLFGSHTEFVARLSSVTAATLAALFLALLFRAVARPPGLLWILPGLVFLSTPEVLDKACRAEIDMTYTLLVTVSVFSWFYFHEIRRRPFWAWSVGLGVAALATLTKTFQAVIFFYTPIFPYLLWKKRLREFFSLPHLAGLGIYALIFLAWFLPASREVGSRTILRAWLGEYLSKKNPLEPSGFWGHALSFPLAYLQGHLPWILFVLGYFSREFRKSLSVPLRNLALFSVLFVGLSFPLYWLSPGARLRYLLPTVGALTFLISAVLEYSAKTSKIPQVILWPLKILVIVLVLLGPVFAVSAWNKLRLYENEGGLFFLGLLSLGGIGWSLLRDPRQKIWGLFVFVFLAKLAFSAVYFPYQDRFRDHYRRAARLLQKYLSRGSLLCDYGVNTPHLTYYLGYTSSPPIRIRMVSPNELNKCKMVITPQGITLQGFKPLLNFKARRRPLTLWKKT
- a CDS encoding glycosyltransferase family 4 protein, whose amino-acid sequence is MKVIYLHHLPFPWGRAHDVHVIKTVYYLAREGLPTLLLAPLKKAFRRPEALLKYYGLGPPPEKLKIVPIPVLRIRRPFKLAVNSIYDLFLRLYLRRHPPSEGSLFLFSEARLVRLALRLAPEVPRILEIHGLRYFKKGGPCPEEKKVFEALSLGLITTRALKELIQEIYAPSVPLEHLPLASEPLTDTISRDKNHPPLMVYAGQLYPGQGVEVVLEALKYLPAARLVVIGGRKKDLDRLQRLSRALNLSSRVKFTGYLPPAQVRSWLLKADLLVLPALPEGKQPYVAHQKLYEYLGAGRPVLASNLPSVREEIEEGEALLFEPGNPEDLAQKAQIVLGNEDLAQKLAHKALKRAQYFDWPARTRRMLKILKGYGYG
- a CDS encoding glycosyltransferase family 4 protein; its protein translation is MKIALVRPRVGFGLGGAENYTAYVARELSRLGHEVTVVADRCEVPGVRLLRAPVVGRGSLAKTLSFFFNARRVLRQESFDLVYATGRFFPADWLRISDPLHLVWLRRGYARPPFLWPLRPRHRLLLWLEVQSLRAARRVIVNSRLVAREIAEFYPFASPKTEVIYNGVDLARFNPSVQRFRAEVRGELSLSEKDRALLFVGSDWRRKGLPFLLEVLEELPPEFKLLVAGGKPLGQKGRVYYLGPVREMERLYGAADLLTLPTRYDPFANVVLEALACGLPVITTPENGAAEVIPEGWGRVLPREAGKWKTELERVLEEKGGTISSQDWASWSWENHLRRLLG
- a CDS encoding SPL family radical SAM protein, translating into MFLRKVLRKSPILKPPAFGCLRGVPSINLTRGCLHACVYCYARAFPETPEREVWLYANLPEKLREELRRRKARGKVPPAVTFSTASDLFQPHPEIQKKALEVLRLVLEAGLAVSFLTKGRLPEEVFSLLANWRQRVRPRVGLVASVPEYHRLFEPRTAPPALRLRQLERLSALGLSPAVRVDPVIPGLTDRQEVVEALFRRLSAVGVREVSVSYLVLRPGVLRQMARELPAGLLREILKFYRGEPWQKVITSATTKLARKEIREKGYRIFREIGRLYGIRVKICGCKNPDLPFEDCLPWELPEEELPLFAAGKG
- a CDS encoding YkgJ family cysteine cluster protein; translated protein: MAITELRGLDRIIVPIKLEPGTKFVFQCGPGVPCFKLCCSALYLPLTPYDILRLRDHFGLTTDEFLILYTEPFILPRSGLPVARLKMRDDAEKTCPFLGEEGCTVYPVRPLACRYYPLGLGIFRNRDEGRNEDFYYLVKEGFCQGLDSGPEITVEEYRQSQGIPETEEPIKEWAEIVMKKESLGPIEVPQKSLELFFLVSTNPERFRRFVFESKFLEIFEVDEETLSRIREDDLALLQFGFRWLKTVLFGEDLVKRRREVPREKKIKPF
- the rsmB gene encoding 16S rRNA (cytosine(967)-C(5))-methyltransferase RsmB, whose protein sequence is MPKLPRRNPRAMALKTLIRWEKGKPLLDEILSEVLVKSVLPDPRDRAFCGELVNGVVRHLYYLDYVLSRFSEEPLERMDPQVRNLLRLSAYQLLFTRVPARAAVAEAVKLLKRGRGPWVVSFVNAVLRRIAEVRDNPPEPPREMNPVTYLSIRYSYPEWLVERWLSRFGEEETERLLAAGNEKPPLVVRTNTLRVTRQQLLAYLRSEIPEAEPCRYSPEGIILHGFRGPITALRAFRAGWLQVQDEASQLVSYLVSPRPGERVLDACAGVGGKTTHLAQLMRNTGRIYACDLYPWRLERLQENARRLGITNVEVISGDVLESVKALGGNFFDRVLVDAPCTGTGVIRRHPDIKWARKPEDLVTVPQKQLALLEGLAGVLKPGGVLVYATCSLEPEENEEVVARFRERHRGFEIEDPRKVLPEAAAELVDEQGFLHTYPHRHGLDGFFGVRLRKRS
- a CDS encoding nicotinate phosphoribosyltransferase, translated to MNWLNLSPLLTDLYELTMAQVYVEREMLAPATFSLFVRKLPRRRSFLLAAGLGPLLEALEKLRFSEEDLAYLESLKLFKPTFLDYLRQFRFTGEIWALPEGTVFFENEPVLEVTAPLPEAQLIETLAINLINVETAVATKAARCVLAARGRACVDFGARRTHGLEASLHAARASYVAGFTATSNVLAGKLFGIPVTGTMAHSFVESFPTEAEAFRAFAENFPERTVFLIDTYDTLRGAEVAAQVARELAARGIYVRGVRLDSGNVIELSREVRRLLDEAGLPEIKIFVSGGLDEEKIAEIVESGAPVEAFGVGTKMGVSADAPYLDLAYKLVEYDGRPRMKLSEGKLTYPGRKQVFRRRDVAGVFYEDELGLREEDLPGEPLLRCFMKEGRLLSRPPALSEIRQYAAEQLRYLPADIREGRRTPNPRISKKLAELRQRTEEALRRGN